The Bradyrhizobium guangxiense genomic sequence TGGCGGGCGGTACCACGCTGATCGACCTGATGAAGCTCGACGTGATGCGGCCCGCCGCGATCGTCGACATCAATCCGCTCGCGCGCGGCTGGTCGGAGATCGAGCCCAGGAGCGATGGTGTGCGCCTCGGCGCGCTCGCGAAGATGGCGGATGTCGCCGCGCATGAGGAAATCCAGCGCAACTATCCGGTGATCGCCAATTCCCTGAAGCTTGCGGCCAGCGCCCAATTGCGCAACATGGCGACGCTCGGCGGCAACGTGATGCAGCGAACGCGTTGCAGCTATTTCCGCGATGTGTCCTATGAGAATTGCAACAAGCGCAATCCCGGCTCCGGCTGCGCCGCCCTGGACGGCGTCAACCGCATGCATGCGGTGCTCGGCGTCTCCGACCACTGCATCGCGACCTATCCCGGCGATTTCGCGCAGGCGCTGATCGCGCTGGATGCAATGGTCGAAATCACCGGAAAATCCGGGGTCCGCAGCCTGCCGTTTGCCCAGCTGCACAAGGCGCCCGGCAGCACGCCGGACATCGAGACCGCGCTGCAGCCAGGTGAGCTGATCTCGGCGTTCTCCATTTCCGGAC encodes the following:
- a CDS encoding FAD binding domain-containing protein, encoding MRPFSYQRATDPDMAVQALGAAAAANIPLPQALAQPLAGGTTLIDLMKLDVMRPAAIVDINPLARGWSEIEPRSDGVRLGALAKMADVAAHEEIQRNYPVIANSLKLAASAQLRNMATLGGNVMQRTRCSYFRDVSYENCNKRNPGSGCAALDGVNRMHAVLGVSDHCIATYPGDFAQALIALDAMVEITGKSGVRSLPFAQLHKAPGSTPDIETALQPGELISAFSISGRWPRSVYLKARDRQSYEFALSSAAVALDLQDGTIRDARVALGGVATVPWRAREAEALLKGQKFDDGLAQRVAAVAFAGAKGRRHNSFKIALGKRVVAHALQQAVTMEV